From the Falco biarmicus isolate bFalBia1 chromosome 19, bFalBia1.pri, whole genome shotgun sequence genome, one window contains:
- the S100A11 gene encoding protein S100-A11 translates to MPTETERCIESLLAVFQRYAGREGDSCKLSKREFVAFMNTELAAFTKNQKDPGVVDRMMKKLDLNSDGQLDFQEFLNLIGGIAVACHESLILKP, encoded by the exons ATG cccacagagacAGAACGCTGCATCGAGTCCCTGCTGGCCGTCTTCCAGCGGTACGCGGGGCGTGAAGGGGACAGCTGCAAGCTCTCCAAGAGGGAATTCGTGGCTTTCATGAACACCGAGCTGGCTGCCTTCACAAAG AATCAGAAGGACCCCGGCGTCGTGGACAGGATGATGAAGAAACTAGATTTGAATAGCGACGGGCAGCTAGACTTCCAGGAGTTCCTGAACCTCATCGGGGGCATCGCCGTGGCCTGCCACGAGTCCCTGATACTCAAGCCCTAG